Within the Synechococcales cyanobacterium CNB genome, the region CTCTCGACCGTCGATTCCACAATCCTCGCCATCGGCGCCCTGGTCTCGAACGACCTGCTCCCCGCGCGCATGATGACGCAGCGTCGCCGGCTCGTCGCGGCGAGGCTCGTCGTCGTCCTGTCGGGCGTCGCGTGCTGCCTCATCGCCCTTCGAGGGACGAGCATCCTCGACCTCGTCATGGAGAGCGATTCGTTCGGTACCGCGGGCATCGCCGTCGTCGGCGTGATGGGCCTGCTGACCGGCTTCGGCGGCCTGTGGGCGGCCTCGGCGACGCTCATCGTCGGCATCGCCAGCGCGCTGGTGTTCAACTACCTCTTCCCGATCGACGCGCCGTTCATGGCGTCGCTCGGATGCTCCGCGGGGACGTTCTTCGTCATCGGGTTGGCGGAAAAAAGGCGCGGAAAGGGGTGTCGGGCGCCCCGTGGCGGCACCGCCGCCGATGTCGGCTGACCGGGAAAGCGGGCGAAGGGACTCGAACCCTCGACATTCAGCTTGGAAGGCTGACGCTCTACCAACTGAGCTACGCCCGCAAAGGCGGAGTGATTGTACCGCGCCTGTGGTCAGCGTGCCGCCACTCGCCCGAACTGGTCGAGAATCGCCGACGCGACCCGCACCGATCCGAGGCCGGACTCGTACGGCAGGCGCACCCACGGCACCCCCCGCGATCGACACGACTCGACGACCGCGTCCGTCTGCGAGTGGCTCAGCCACCGTGTCACCAGCACAAGGTCAGGGCGCGCCGCCGCGATCCGGGAGCCGAGGTCCGCGTTCGACTTGTCGGCCTGAGCCTCCACGCGAGTTACTTCCTCAAGGTCGAAGTCCCGCTCCAGGCGTTGGCGCTGCGCCGGGTAGTCCAGCCCGCCCGCGATCGCCATGCGCTTGATTCCTCGGCGCTGCAGGAGCGCGGCCGCCTCGGCGACGATCGGTTCGAGCGGCGCGTCTGTTGCCGAGTCATCCGTTTGTATGCTCGACTCAGCGCGCGCGCGCGCGTGCGCCAGAGCCTCGGTGAACTCGGGGGACGCGTTCACGCCGGGATCGAGCACGCCCACGGCTGGAGCCAAGGCCCGCATCAATCGGCCCTCATTCGTTCGCACACCGAGCGAGACGGCCCCGCGTACGAGCTCGTCCATCCGCTGCACTTCGTCAGGGGCGGGCAGCGGTTCGGTCGCGATGCGCTCCGCCTTGTACCTGAGGTTGTCGAGGATCTTTTGAACCTTCAGCGATGACTCGAGCGCGGCGAGTTCGGCCTTCAGCGCGGCCTTGACGGCGGCGGCATCAGCGGGGTCCGCCACGTCGTCGCGGCGCATGTACCGCTCGACCAGGATGCCGCAGCGTTCCTCCGACGTGAGCGTGCGGAGCCAGCGGAACATCGCCAGCTGATCCGTGTCCACTTCGTCCCGGTGCTCATCGACGAAGCGCCGGATGGCGGACTGCGACTGGGCCATCAGGGCGAAGTGCCGTTCAAGGTCGCCGCCAGGACGGATGCGCCCCGCCTTGTCGAGTGCTCGCCCCAGTTCGGCCGCGATGGCGAGCGCTTCGTACGCCAATACTCCGAGCGCGAGGCGTTCCGGATCACGCCGCTTCGGGTCGAACATCCACAAGTCGCCGGGGGTAGCGCCGGTCTCGCGCACGCGATCGATCTGCGCCATCAGCCGCTCGGCTGCCGCGCCGGGTGGCGCAGCGCACGCCTGTGCTTTGAGCGTCGCCGACCGCCGCACCAGTTCGAGATCGGGCAGGTCCGCCGTTGTCACCGGCGCGCTACGCGGCGCGGGCGGGTGGGTCATGATCGGCGAAGGCTCAGGTCGGTCGATCGGCCTCACTGCGTGGACGGTGCTTCCCTGCAGCACCGTCTCGACCGGGTCCGAATCGCCGATACGGAACTCCAAAACCTGCTTCGGACCCCGGATCTGCTCCTTTGGCTGCACAACCTGCACTACGGGTTTCGACTCCGGAGCCTGGGTCTCGCGCGGGGGCGCGGCGGTCGTCGGCGCGAACAGTAAACCGGCCACGCGCTGGGCCGCCCGCTTCAACTCGGCGTCGGATTCCAACGCATCCGCTATCGCATTCAAGAGTGTCTTGAGAACGCCCGTTACGTTTTTTTGCTCGCTCATTGCACCATCCTAATCTTAGCGCTGGGGTTCAACTTCCTGCATCATCTCGCGACTTCATGTACACGTGCACGCGCGCGCAGCGCAAGGAATAGCGGGATTTCGCCGCGGGCACGATTCTCCTCGTCAGCCCTCGGCCCCGGCCGGCTCACGCGGCGGCTGATCCACTCATCGACCGAGTCGATCATGAATCCCGCATCCGCCAGCCGCGCCGCGTACCAGCCCACGGGTCGGAGGAAGGTCGGTGTCGTGATGGCCTGCGCCCCCGCGGCCGTGCCGCCAGGGTTCATCACGATCTCGCGTCTTTCAAGCGAGAGATAGGCGTCCACCCGGCGATACTGCCTGGCAGAGCCGTCGGGAGCCTTGTCCCACCCCCATGCCGTGCGACCGGGGGCGCGAAACGCGGGGTGCAGCACCACGACGACCAGCGGCGCTGCGGGCTTCAGCAGCATGGCGCATCCCCGCAGCAGCGGCTCGACGGGGTCGATGTTCATCAGTGCCATCACGCACGCTGCCGCATCGAAGGAGGCCGGCCCGCCGAGGTCGTCGATCATCCCGGGCAGTTCCCTGGCGTCCGCGACCAGGAACTGTCCCAGGGGCCCCGACCGCGCGGTCGCGGCCTCGATCAGCCGCTGCGAGGCGTCTATGCCGACGGTCTGCATGCCCCGTTCATTCAAGAGTCTCGACAGCACGCCCTGGCCGCAAGCCACGTCCAGAACTCGCGCCCCAGCCGCACATCCGAGGAGACGGAAGGTGCCGGGAAGGATGACTTGCTCATAGTGGTCGCTGCCTCGCTCGGCGATCAGTTCGTCGTACCACTCCGCGACATCCTCCCAGCCGACGTTGGCACTCCCGGTGCGGGAGTCTCGCTCGGCCGCACTCTCGTCGCCCACGGCACGCCGGAACTCGGGCGGCGGAGGGCTGCTGAACCGGACCGATTGCTTCGTTCCAGGGTGCGTGAACGACAACTCGGCGATGTGCAGCCCGAGCCGGTCGATCGTCCGCCGTCCGCCCGGCTCCGGTCGCCCGTAGAGCCGGTCGCCCACAATCGGGTGGCCCAGTTCGGCCATGTGCACGCGGGCCTGATGCGGCCTGTCGGTTTCCAGGCGCAACCGCAGCAGACTCAGCCCGTTTGCACTTCGGACCAGCCGATAGTGTGTCCGCGCCGACGCGGCAGCGCGGGACGGGCCTCGGCGCGGCCCGGGCGCGGCACGCGGCCCGGAGAACTCGTCCGTCCGGATGCTGTGCCACAGCCCGTCACGGTCGCGCCGCAGCTGCGTCTGGATCGTCCCGTCGGCGGTCCCCTCACCTGCTTTCATTTCGCCGAGCACGAGGGTGTACGCAAGGCGGTCCGCTTTCCGGCTCGTGAACTCCGACTTGATCGATTCGGCAATCGGCACCGACCGCGCGAAGACCGCCAGCCCTGACGCATCGTTCTCGGGTGAATACACAAGGCGAAGTCCGCGCGCTTCGCTTCCGGCGATCGACCTTCGCAACCAGCCGATCAGCGTCGCACCGGCGGGGGGGCCGGGCGTGCCCGAGCGGCTGGGGAGCGGCGCCATGCCGGCAGGCTTGCTTACCACGATCAGGTGCTCGTCCTCGTGGATCACCGTCGGGCGGCCGACAGGGCGCGACGGCCGATCGCGCGATCCAACCGACGGTGCGCGAGCGGAACGCGGTTCCCGAGGCGCGGCCCCGCCCGGTCCCGAACGCCGAAACGCCGGGCGTCGATCCGTCGGCTCACGACCCTGCGGCATCGACCAACTCCTCGACGAGGTTCATGAGCCACCCGGCGAACTTCGCCTTGGGCATCGCCGGGCCGGCATCGCGCTCGACACCGCCGCGCAGCACGGCGACCGCCCGAACGTCCGGCGATTCCATGGTTTCGAGGGGGTTCGCGATGATCGCGTCCACCCGCTTGCGTTCGAGTTTGCGGCGGGCGGAGGAGAGCAGTTCCGCCTCCGGTTCGAGCGCGAAGCCGATCAGAATCTGCCGCGGTCGGCGCCGGGATGAGCACGCCGCGAGAAGGTCCGGGGTCGGTTCGAGTTCGATCACCATCGCCTTGTTCTCGCGTCGGAGCTTGCCCGCGAGTTGGTCCGGTGTCGTCCTGGGTCGATAATCGGCAACCGCCGCGGCCATGACGAGAGCGTCGCACGCGGGTTGCTCCTTCTCGAGCAGCGAGGCGAGATCGGCGGTGGTGCGGTAGCGGAGCGTGCGGACCCCGGATCGGCTCGGGGAAAGGTGCGTCGGACCGAGCAACAGGGTCACCCGCCAGCCGCGTGCTGCTGCCTCGTCTGCCAGCGCGACGCCGAGCCTTCCCGAAGAGCGATTGCCGATGAAGCGCACCGAGTCGATGGGTTCGTGGGTCGGGCCGGCGGTGATCAGAAGACATCGCCCGGCGGCGGGGTTTGCCTCGGTCTGGGGCACGATTCGTGTCCTGCGGGAGCGGGTCATCGGCGGAACACCCGGCCGCGCCAAGCGTATGGAACACGCCGACGAACCAGCATAGGCGGGGCGGTAGCCGCGCCTGCGGCGTTTCGGTCGGCAGGTTCTGGATCGACATCGAGTCTGTCCTGGTCAAGGAGCGTGTTCGCGGGGAGGTGTCCGCCACGGCGCTTCCGCGACACGCTACGATCGGGTGGCCGTTCCACAGCCGGTGCGGTTGAAGGGAAACGTTCGGGTCATGGCACGATCGCGGAAGAAGCTCGGTGAGATCCTGGTCGGGTGGGGCGTGACCTCTCCGGAACAGGTCGAACAGGCGGTGGGGGTGGCGCGCGGCGCGGGCAAGCGCCTGGGCGAGACGATGGTGGAGCTCGGCTTCGCCAAGGAAGAGCAGGTCGCCAAGGCCCTCGCCAACCAGTTCGGCATGGAGTTCGTTGATCTCGCCGCAAACGGCGTGGGCGACAAGATCGATATGAAACTCGTGCCCGACGACCTCGTCCGCAAGCACCTCATCCTCCCGCTGGGCAAGTCGAACGGTCGTCTGCAACTCATCATCCATGATCCGATGGACCTCGAACTGCTCGACATGCTCCGCTTCCGTCTCAACGTGGAGGTCGAGCCGAGGCTCGCGTCACGCTCGCAGATCAGGCGGTTCATCGAGGGGGCGGGCGGCGGGGCGCCGAAAGCGTCGCTGACCGCGGAGCCCAAACCGGGCGAATCGCTCGTTACCGACTCGATCGACCGCACGATCGACCGCTCCGTGGACCGCTCGGTGGACAAGTCCATCGACGTGGCGGCGGATGACGCCCCGATCGTCAAGCTGTGCAACCGGATGCTCACCGAAGCCGTCAAGATGCGGGCCTCGGACGTTCACATCGAGCCGATGGCCGACCGGGTGAGGCTGCGCTACCGCATCGACGGTGTGTGCATCGAGCGCGACAACCTGCCCAAGCGCATGCAGAACGCCCTGCTGAGCCGCACCAAGCTCATGGCGGGCATGAACATCGCCGAGCGACGAGTCCCGCAGGACGGACGCATCAAGCTCCCGGTCGACGAGCACATGATCGACTTCCGCGTGTCGGCCTGCCCGGCCTACCACGGCGAATCGGTCGTGCTCCGTATCCTGCGCCCGGACTCGGTCCGCATCGGCCTCGAAAACCTCGGCTTCGAGGCGGACAACCTCGCCGTCTTCAACCGCATCATCCGCCGTCCCAACGGCATCTTCCTCGTCACCGGACCGACCGGATCGGGCAAGACCACAACGCTCTACTCTGCGCTGGACGTGCTCAACCGCCCCGACAAGAAGATCATCACTGCCGAAGACCCGGTCGAATACAACTTCGAGGGCATCAACCAGTGTCAGGTGCGCGAGGGCATCGGCCTGACGTTCTCGGCGATCCTCCGCTCGATGCTGCGTCAGGCTCCGAATGTCATCCTTGTCGGCGAAATCCGCGATCGGGAGGTTGGTGAGATCGCCATTCAGGCAGCGCTGACCGGCCACCTCGTCTTCTCCACGCTTCACACGAACGATGCGCCGTCCGCGATCACCCGTCTCGTGGACATGGGCATCAAGCCGTTCCTCGTGGCGTCGTCGATCCAGGCAGTCATGGCCCAGCGACTGATCCGAATCCTGTGCACGAAATGCAAGAAACTCGCCGAGCCGGAAGACCTCGACCCGAAGTTCCTCCGGCTGGTCGGCCTGAAGGCCGAGGAGGCGCTCGGCAAGGCCTACAAGGCAGTGGGGTGCGAGCACTGCGTGAACACCGGGTTCCGCGGGCGGAAGGCGATCTTCGAGATGATGCAGATGAACTCGCAGATACGCGACATGGCGTTCAAGGGCGCTTCGCTCGCGGACCTGCGCCGCGCCGCCCTCGCCGCCGGCATGCGTCCGCTGGTCGGCGATGGGCGACTCAAGATTCTGGCCGGCGTGACCACGATCGACGAGATCGCCCGAGTCGCGCAGGTCGTGGATGAACAGGCCTGATGACCGGCCGCCCCGCGTGGCGTCGCCGGATGGAGCGTTCCGATGTCCACCATGCAGATCGACCGGCTGCTCGACACCGTCGTCCGTACCGGCGCCAGCGACCTTCACCTCACCGTCAACCGCACGCCCACCATCCGTCTCCACGGCCACCTGCGCAACCTCCAGACCAAGGTGCTCGACTCCGATGACATGGTCGGCCTGATGAAGTCCATCACGCCGGAACGGAACCAGCAGGAACTCCAGGAGGTCGGCGGCACGGACTTCGGCTTTGCCTACGGCGACGCGGCACGCTTCCGCGTCTCCGTCTTCCGGCAGAAGGGCGACATCGCCATCGTCCTGCGGCAGATTCCGAACAAACTGCTCACCTTCGAGCAGATCGGCCTGCCGCCCATCGTCATGGAACTCATCCGGCGGCCGCAGGGCCTCTTTCTTGTGACCGGCCCGACCGGTTCGGGCAAGACCACCTCGCTGGCGACGATGATCGACTACGTCAACACCAACCTCGACCGTCACATCGTCACGATGGAAGACCCCATCGAGTACTACCACGGGCACAAGACCTCGATCGTGAACCAGCGCGAGGTGGGCAACGACGTGCCGAGCTTCGCCGAGGCTCTCCGCCGCGTGCTCCGTTCGGACCCGGACGTGATCCTCGTCGGCGAGATGCGTGACCTCGAAACCATCGAGGCCGCAATCCGTGCCGCCGAGACGGGCCACCTGGTCTTCGCCACCCTGCACACCAACGGCGCGGCCAAGACTATCGACCGTGTCGTGGACGCTTTCCCTGTCTCCCAGCAGAACCAGGTCCGAGTCCAGCTGTCGACCGCCATGATCGCTGTCCTGAGCCAGCAGCTGCTCGCCCGGATCGATACACCTGGCCGCGTGGCGGCCTACGAATTCTTGGTGGTTACCCCGGCCATTTCCAACCTCATCCGGGATGCCAAGACCTTCCGCATCGACTCCATGATCCAGACCGGCAAGAAGTTCGGCATGCAGTTGCTGGACGACCACCTCTGGTCGCTGTACTCCAAGGGGATCATCTCGGCGGAGGAGATGATCGACAAGTCCAAGAACCCAGGCGACCTGCGCGACAAGGTCCACCGTCTCGGCAGAACTGTCGGTCGGACCGAGTGGGACACCGAGTTCGACGGCAACGAATGAGGCCAATTAGTAAGGTTTTTGTTCTGCATTCAGGGTCAGTTCTCTTGGCCCTTGTGTGTTCAAAAACCAACGAGTCGCATTGAATCAACGGGTCGTTTCCGCTTGTTCCGTCGCATCTTGGTCGGTTATTGTGTCGAATAGGGGTTCGGTCGGGGCTGATTCGAGAGAACGGTTCCGGTCGGCAGGAGTCGTGCTGTGACGGCGATTGATCCGGCAGAACTGAAAGGCAGGAAGCTTGGTCGGGTGCTGACCAAGCTCGGCCATGTGACTCGCGAGCAGGTTCACGAAGCTTTGGCGATCCAGAAGACCCGCCGGGTTCCGATCGGTCAGCTCCTGATCGAGTTGGGGTATTGCTCGGAGCGGGATGTATCCGAGGGTCTCGCTGGTCAGGCGGGCATGGCATACGTGGATCTTTCCAAGATGGAGATTCCCGAGGAAGCCCTCGCCGCGATTCCTTCTGAGAACGCGCAGACCTACCAAGTCGTTCCGATCGAGTTTAATCCGAAGAGCAAGCGGCTGAAGATCGCCCTGAAAAGCCCGGACAACTTCCGGGCCGTGGACGACCTTCGCCTGCTCATGGGCTTCAACGTGGAGGCTGTCGTCGCGGACGCGGCCGCGATCGACTCCCTCATCCAGAAGCATTACTCCAAGACCGAGTCCGTGATGGACGTGGTCTCGGGCCTGGCGGCGGACGACCGGTTCAAGGCGCTCGACAAGGGCGGGGCGTCGATCGACCTCGACGCGGTGCTTGAGGCCGCGGAGGACAACCAGGTCATCAAGCTGCTGAACCTCGTGCTGCTGCAGGCGATCAAGGACCGCGCTTCGGACATCCACTTCGAGCCGTTCGAGAACGAGTTCAAGATGCGGTACCGCATCGACGGCGTGCTGTACGAGATGGTGCCCCCTCCGAAGCATCTCGGCCCGGCGATCACCAGCCGCATCAAGGTCATGTCGCACCTGGACATCGCGGAGCGTCGCCTGCCGCAGGACGGCCGCATCGAGCTGATGGTGGGTGGGAACCCGGTGGACCTCCGCGTCGCGGTTCTGCCGACGATGTGGGGGGAGAGCGTGGTGATGCGCGTGCTGGACCGCTCGAACGTCGAGCTGA harbors:
- a CDS encoding pilus assembly protein PilB, with product MKGRKLGRVLTKLGHVTREQVHEALAIQKTRRVPIGQLLIELGYCSERDVSEGLAGQAGMAYVDLSKMEIPEEALAAIPSENAQTYQVVPIEFNPKSKRLKIALKSPDNFRAVDDLRLLMGFNVEAVVADAAAIDSLIQKHYSKTESVMDVVSGLAADDRFKALDKGGASIDLDAVLEAAEDNQVIKLLNLVLLQAIKDRASDIHFEPFENEFKMRYRIDGVLYEMVPPPKHLGPAITSRIKVMSHLDIAERRLPQDGRIELMVGGNPVDLRVAVLPTMWGESVVMRVLDRSNVELSLERIGFREDDLARFRKLIQKPNGIVIVTGPTGSGKTTTLYAALAELNDVETKILTAEDPVEYDIDGLCQCQMNEEVGLTFARALRSFLRQDPDIILVGEIRDLETAQIAVQASLTGHLVLTTLHTNDAPSSIIRLVDLGLEAFLLTATLEGIVAQRLVRTICPKCREEYTPTEEELMELALTPETVRGRRFFRGRGCDNCHKSGFRGRMALFEIMEIDDAMRELVMQEVSTSVLRDHAKRRGMRSLRDAGLLAIYEGQTTIDEVVRETIAEED
- a CDS encoding phosphopantothenoylcysteine decarboxylase; translation: MTRSRRTRIVPQTEANPAAGRCLLITAGPTHEPIDSVRFIGNRSSGRLGVALADEAAARGWRVTLLLGPTHLSPSRSGVRTLRYRTTADLASLLEKEQPACDALVMAAAVADYRPRTTPDQLAGKLRRENKAMVIELEPTPDLLAACSSRRRPRQILIGFALEPEAELLSSARRKLERKRVDAIIANPLETMESPDVRAVAVLRGGVERDAGPAMPKAKFAGWLMNLVEELVDAAGS
- a CDS encoding methyltransferase domain-containing protein, producing the protein MPQGREPTDRRPAFRRSGPGGAAPREPRSARAPSVGSRDRPSRPVGRPTVIHEDEHLIVVSKPAGMAPLPSRSGTPGPPAGATLIGWLRRSIAGSEARGLRLVYSPENDASGLAVFARSVPIAESIKSEFTSRKADRLAYTLVLGEMKAGEGTADGTIQTQLRRDRDGLWHSIRTDEFSGPRAAPGPRRGPSRAAASARTHYRLVRSANGLSLLRLRLETDRPHQARVHMAELGHPIVGDRLYGRPEPGGRRTIDRLGLHIAELSFTHPGTKQSVRFSSPPPPEFRRAVGDESAAERDSRTGSANVGWEDVAEWYDELIAERGSDHYEQVILPGTFRLLGCAAGARVLDVACGQGVLSRLLNERGMQTVGIDASQRLIEAATARSGPLGQFLVADARELPGMIDDLGGPASFDAAACVMALMNIDPVEPLLRGCAMLLKPAAPLVVVVLHPAFRAPGRTAWGWDKAPDGSARQYRRVDAYLSLERREIVMNPGGTAAGAQAITTPTFLRPVGWYAARLADAGFMIDSVDEWISRRVSRPGPRADEENRARGEIPLFLALRARARVHEVAR
- a CDS encoding type II/IV secretion system protein; amino-acid sequence: MARSRKKLGEILVGWGVTSPEQVEQAVGVARGAGKRLGETMVELGFAKEEQVAKALANQFGMEFVDLAANGVGDKIDMKLVPDDLVRKHLILPLGKSNGRLQLIIHDPMDLELLDMLRFRLNVEVEPRLASRSQIRRFIEGAGGGAPKASLTAEPKPGESLVTDSIDRTIDRSVDRSVDKSIDVAADDAPIVKLCNRMLTEAVKMRASDVHIEPMADRVRLRYRIDGVCIERDNLPKRMQNALLSRTKLMAGMNIAERRVPQDGRIKLPVDEHMIDFRVSACPAYHGESVVLRILRPDSVRIGLENLGFEADNLAVFNRIIRRPNGIFLVTGPTGSGKTTTLYSALDVLNRPDKKIITAEDPVEYNFEGINQCQVREGIGLTFSAILRSMLRQAPNVILVGEIRDREVGEIAIQAALTGHLVFSTLHTNDAPSAITRLVDMGIKPFLVASSIQAVMAQRLIRILCTKCKKLAEPEDLDPKFLRLVGLKAEEALGKAYKAVGCEHCVNTGFRGRKAIFEMMQMNSQIRDMAFKGASLADLRRAALAAGMRPLVGDGRLKILAGVTTIDEIARVAQVVDEQA
- a CDS encoding type IV pilus twitching motility protein PilT → MSTMQIDRLLDTVVRTGASDLHLTVNRTPTIRLHGHLRNLQTKVLDSDDMVGLMKSITPERNQQELQEVGGTDFGFAYGDAARFRVSVFRQKGDIAIVLRQIPNKLLTFEQIGLPPIVMELIRRPQGLFLVTGPTGSGKTTSLATMIDYVNTNLDRHIVTMEDPIEYYHGHKTSIVNQREVGNDVPSFAEALRRVLRSDPDVILVGEMRDLETIEAAIRAAETGHLVFATLHTNGAAKTIDRVVDAFPVSQQNQVRVQLSTAMIAVLSQQLLARIDTPGRVAAYEFLVVTPAISNLIRDAKTFRIDSMIQTGKKFGMQLLDDHLWSLYSKGIISAEEMIDKSKNPGDLRDKVHRLGRTVGRTEWDTEFDGNE